aaaatttcaattaaatagtacaaaatatgtgattattttttcttccattcttatttcttttctagtttcttcttcattctttctcctttcattttcttcttttttttagtatttcatctttctttcttctctccttttttctacttagtttatatttcttcttctttcttttttcttttttcttctttttattctttttcttctttttcttcttttcttcttttcttttagtCTTTTATGCATACATCAATtgattcataatataaatcacgaataaaatatcttattaaattaattatttaaaataattaaatcaattgaatatttttttattaaattactttatacttattttaagattaaaaCACCTAACtacaaatattcaactctttatatcattatgaatacaattcacaattattattacataatattatatgcttcataatttatataattatactataattatttattaattaccaGTACtcgtttttagtattataataataatatttttataataattaaatataattataactataattataattaactatatttgaatgatattaaaaataaattaattattaatttataacatcaaaataataatattaatattgattaataataatagtataaagagtgaggagaatgagagaagatattacaatatcacttttggtactaattttatgtatatctaaaatatcctttatgacataaatgagaaaatgtatttgtttagagggcATTTTGGAAAGAAAATTACATCAGGTACCCAAAAATGCGATTTATAGGTATTAAAagcgatataaaataaagatcatgtactatttatgtgcgaaagtgaaagatcatggatcatttatgtagttcactcctTGTAAAATTTGTATATCACTCACAAAAGCcattaatttaagtatttaaaaaaaaaagattaggATAAAGTTATTTGGCTTCTAATTTTCTTCCAAATCTAAGTCAATGTTCTAGTTGATACAATCGTTAAAGTTATGATATAAGTATCgttttataattatgaaatcGACTAGAATTTGACCATTCAGCTTTTATACGGAGACGGATCCATCACCACCGGAGACTTCGCCACTGAAACCATCTCATTCGGCACCTCCGGCTCCGTTGACAACGTGGCCATCGGCTGCGGCCACGGAAACATCGGCCTATTTTCCGGCGCCGCGGGCATTATGGGCCTCGGCGGCGGCAACTTATCACTCCCCTCTCAGATCAAAGCGACGTCGTTCTCGTACTGCTTGGTCGACCGCGACTCGAACTCGTCATCCACCCTAGACTTCAACTCAACCCGCCCGGCCGACTCCGTGGTGGCGCCGCTGCTCCACAACCCCTCCACGAACGTCTACCGCTACGTGGGGATGACCGGGATCCGCGTCGGCGGCGAGGCGGTGAACTTCCCGGCGTCCCTGCTGGAGATGGGGAGCGACGGGAGCGGCGGCGTGATCGTGGACTCGGGCACGACGGTGACGCGGCTGCGGAGGGAGGTGTACGGGCTGGTGCGGGACGCGTTCCGGAACAAGACGAAGGGGCTTCCGGCGGCCGGGGGTTATTCGCTGTTCGACACGTGCTACGACTTGTCGTCGCTGAAGGAGGCGAGGATGCCGACGGTGGCGTTCGAGTTTGGAGGGGGGAAGACGGTGGCGCTGCCGGCGAGGAACACCGTGATTCCGGTGGACGGCGGGGGGAAGTTCTGCCTGGCGTTGGCGGGGTCGGGGAGGCTGTCGATAATTGGGAATGTGCAGCAGCAGGGGATGCGTGTTACTTATGATCttgcaaataattttattgcttttagCCCTAACAAATGTTAGATcttagtagtaatttttagcTAAAACTGCACTAGTCATTGTTGTTTCTCTGATTTTATTATGATAGCATTTGTATTTGTTACCGTTTTGTAAAGGGCTAATCACTTAGTGAAATTATTATTGGTACtattacttcatccgtcccataatagatgtcacactttccgttttagtttgtctcaacatttttggaaaaagttcactctaacattaatataaaaattatattttctctccatttaacacacaaaataaaacctagCTCCTATAATCCTGGGTTATCtatcccacaagtgtgacatcttttgtgagatggagggagtattacattttattaaaaaaagtcgATATGCCTTATTTTATACATGTATTAGTTGTCCAAGAATCCCGACACCTTAGTTTGAGCCGATACTTAAAGGTAGACATGGTTAGGCCATCCTCAATAAGGCGGCAAAATGCTGCCGCTTTGTAAGCCGCTAGAAAATCAGCGGCAGCTGTGGCGGCCCAGACGGTTCCACGGCTGATTTCTGGTCTTATTGTAGCATTTTTCAGCCTCAAACTGCGGTTGAAATAGaattgtttagtttttttttcatatatattattctatctTAAATACCTTTATTTAGGCCTGTCAAACCGGGTATCCAcggatacccgatccgaaaatTTCGGGTACCCAATCCCGAATTTCCCAATATTTAATATCTGATACCTGATCCGAAAATGATTTTGGATACtcggatacccgactcgggtatccagtcccgaaaaatcgggtgTCCAATCccga
The genomic region above belongs to Salvia hispanica cultivar TCC Black 2014 chromosome 3, UniMelb_Shisp_WGS_1.0, whole genome shotgun sequence and contains:
- the LOC125212737 gene encoding protein ASPARTIC PROTEASE IN GUARD CELL 1-like, with product MGLVKSCITFTCLILSLLSINCSSSSPHKHFEILDVSASLEQTRQITSPNSAPTTNHQPPPPSSNSLSFPLIPRSSLPSAATTTNYSALTLSRLARDQAHHQSLLARLESPVTSGLSQNSGEYFARVGIGRPAAHLYMTIDTGSDITWLQCRPCLFCYPQSDPVFNPRASSTYKDLTCLSPQCVSLRASTCLAGGCLYQLLYGDGSITTGDFATETISFGTSGSVDNVAIGCGHGNIGLFSGAAGIMGLGGGNLSLPSQIKATSFSYCLVDRDSNSSSTLDFNSTRPADSVVAPLLHNPSTNVYRYVGMTGIRVGGEAVNFPASLLEMGSDGSGGVIVDSGTTVTRLRREVYGLVRDAFRNKTKGLPAAGGYSLFDTCYDLSSLKEARMPTVAFEFGGGKTVALPARNTVIPVDGGGKFCLALAGSGRLSIIGNVQQQGMRVTYDLANNFIAFSPNKC